One genomic window of Pirellulales bacterium includes the following:
- a CDS encoding sigma-70 family RNA polymerase sigma factor: MAHFSELDRLVLEHLPAALRFAVRMTDDRDAAEELVQEALVRVAQRWGAFRGEATFRTWLIRILINVFRDQLRRRSLAIVSLDEEEHVASDPKAREPVEIAATGELCERVAVAVSRLPPRQREVLVLIVYEELSVAETAVLVGITEQNVYATLSAARGQLKRRLAHDLGFAEK; the protein is encoded by the coding sequence GTGGCCCATTTCTCGGAACTCGATCGGCTGGTGCTGGAACATCTGCCGGCGGCGCTACGCTTTGCCGTACGGATGACCGACGATCGAGACGCGGCCGAGGAGTTGGTCCAAGAGGCGCTCGTGCGCGTGGCCCAGCGGTGGGGAGCCTTCCGCGGCGAGGCCACGTTTCGCACGTGGCTGATTCGAATACTGATCAACGTTTTTCGCGATCAACTCCGGCGGCGGTCGTTAGCCATTGTTTCGCTCGATGAAGAAGAGCATGTCGCGTCCGACCCCAAAGCACGCGAACCGGTCGAGATCGCGGCGACCGGCGAGTTGTGCGAGCGTGTGGCCGTTGCAGTGTCGCGGCTACCACCACGGCAGCGCGAGGTGCTGGTATTGATCGTTTACGAGGAACTTTCCGTCGCTGAGACGGCCGTCCTGGTCGGCATCACCGAACAGAATGTTTATGCCACCCTGTCAGCGGCGCGCGGCCAATTGAAACGGCGATTGGCCCACGATCTCGGCTTTGCGGAAAAGTAA
- a CDS encoding iron chelate uptake ABC transporter family permease subunit, with product MTEWFSSLNVQVQDAVLVIGIATLTNVACALLGCYLVLRRMSLLGDALSHAVLPGLIVAFILAGSMNIVYMFAGALAVGLLTTFLTQAVHRQGNVPADAAIGVVFTSLFALGVILIKRYGQGVDLDPDCVLYGQIDLVEFYTVSLGGFEVPRALVSIAPVLALNVAVILLLWKELKISAFDPALATTMGINADRLFYLLMALVALTTVASFEQVGSILVIAMLIVPGATAQLLTDRLSRMMLIAAGVGVVSAVLGYVLSLAWNVSAAGPMAVVAGGCYAAAALASPRYGILSALVRNAQTSLRIVREDLLAMLYRLEELHIERRLGPREATQAVGAGVLAELGLRSLLRRGELARGERGLELTERGRRRAAELVRSHRLWEAYLVEHLGLAADHVHDPAERMEHFIDARLQEQIVADLSNAQQDPHGREIPAGP from the coding sequence GTGACTGAATGGTTTTCGTCCCTCAACGTGCAAGTCCAAGATGCCGTGCTGGTGATCGGCATTGCCACGCTGACGAATGTCGCCTGCGCGCTGCTCGGCTGCTATTTGGTCCTGCGACGCATGAGTTTGCTGGGGGACGCGTTGTCGCACGCGGTGCTGCCGGGACTGATCGTGGCGTTCATCCTGGCTGGCAGTATGAATATCGTCTACATGTTTGCCGGCGCACTGGCCGTTGGCTTGTTGACCACCTTTCTCACTCAGGCAGTACATCGGCAGGGGAACGTGCCGGCCGATGCGGCCATCGGCGTTGTGTTCACTTCACTTTTTGCGCTGGGTGTGATCCTGATCAAACGATACGGTCAGGGCGTGGATCTCGATCCCGATTGCGTGCTGTATGGTCAGATCGACCTGGTCGAGTTTTATACCGTGTCACTCGGGGGATTCGAAGTTCCACGAGCCCTCGTATCCATCGCCCCGGTGCTGGCACTTAACGTGGCGGTCATACTACTGCTCTGGAAGGAGCTGAAAATCAGCGCCTTCGATCCGGCATTGGCCACCACGATGGGGATCAATGCCGATCGGCTGTTTTATCTGCTGATGGCACTCGTGGCCCTTACGACCGTGGCCTCGTTCGAGCAGGTCGGCTCGATACTGGTGATTGCGATGCTCATCGTACCCGGCGCCACGGCGCAACTGCTGACCGATCGGTTGAGCCGCATGATGCTGATCGCGGCCGGCGTGGGAGTGGTGTCGGCCGTGCTGGGCTACGTGCTGTCGCTGGCGTGGAACGTCTCGGCGGCTGGACCGATGGCCGTCGTTGCTGGCGGCTGTTATGCGGCGGCGGCGCTGGCCTCGCCGCGCTATGGCATTCTAAGCGCTTTGGTGCGCAACGCGCAGACTTCGCTGCGAATCGTTCGCGAGGACTTGTTGGCGATGCTCTATCGCTTAGAGGAATTGCACATCGAGCGTCGCCTCGGCCCTCGCGAAGCCACCCAGGCCGTCGGGGCAGGCGTGCTCGCCGAACTCGGGCTGCGCTCCCTGTTGCGTCGTGGCGAGCTGGCACGTGGCGAGCGCGGCTTGGAACTGACCGAACGCGGACGCCGCCGCGCGGCCGAGCTTGTGCGTTCGCACCGGTTGTGGGAAGCGTACCTGGTCGAGCATCTTGGCCTGGCAGCCGACCATGTCCACGATCCGGCCGAACGGATGGAGCATTTCATCGACGCCCGCCTGCAGGAGCAGATCGTCGCCGACCTCAGCAATGCTCAACAGGACCCCCACGGCCGCGAGATCCCTGCCGGGCCGTAG